The following is a genomic window from Elstera cyanobacteriorum.
GGATCGACGTCGCCGAGCTTTGCGTGGCGGCCTGGATCGCTTGGACCTGGGCGGAAATCTCCTCGGTTGCCTTGGCGGTTTGGCTGGCCAGCGCCTTGACTTCCGAGGCAACGACCGCGAACCCCTTACCCGCCTCCCCGGCGCGCGCGGCTTCGATCGTGGCGTTGAGGGCCAAGAGATTCGTTTGTCCGGCAATATCGGCGATCAATTGCACGACAGTACCGATCCGGTCGGCGGTAACGGCGAGTTCGCGCACTTTTTCATCGCTGCTATGGGTTTGATCGACCGCCTGTTCGATCATGCGGGTCGATTCGGACACGCGCTGACCAATTTCAGAGATCGAAGCGGTCAGTTCGACGGTGGCCGAGGCGACCGTCTGCACGCCTTGGGTGGCCTGTTCTGCCGACGCGGCGACATCGGACGAGCGCTGCGACGTCTGCTGGGATGTACCGGCCATACCCTCCGCCGTGTTTTCGAGGGAGGCGGCGGCGGCATTTACTTCCGCAATGACGCTGCCAATCGTTTTCTCAAAGCGTAAAACACTCGCTTCGATCTCGCGGGCGTGATCGAGCTTGCTTTGCTGATCGCGGGCTACGTCTGCCCGCAAGGTTTCCGCTTCCTGCAACTGGCTTTGAAAGGCGCGCAGCGTTTCTGCCATGCGCCCGATTTCGTCGCGTCGGTCGCCAATCTCGATACGGCTAGTCAGGTCGCCTGCGGCAAGGTCAGCCATGCGCCGGTCAATCGCTGACAGGGGCAGGGTGATATTGCGGGCAATGATGTAGAGAATACCCGCCGTCACGGCCAACAGGATCAGGGCAAGCCCGCCGATCTGTTTGGTCAAATCGTAGAACACTGCATCAACGTCATCGATATAGACACCACTGGTTAGATAAATCCCCCAGGGGTCGAAGCGTTTAAGATAATTAATTTTTAGCTTCGGTTCCGGGCTGCCGATCTTTGGAAAATAATAATCGAAGGTCGCTTCGGGTTTTTCCTTCATCAACGCCATTTGCGTTGTGATGATTGGCGTGCCACGACTATCTTTCAGGCCCGTCGCATCCTTTCCCTCCAGATGCGGGACAACCGGATTGATGACCATCACGCCTTGCAGGGTTGCGGCGGCAACGTAATTCTGGCCGCCGTCATAGCGCATGGCGGAAACATGATCATGAAACAGCGTCAAGGC
Proteins encoded in this region:
- a CDS encoding methyl-accepting chemotaxis protein: MMEDRVAKLRAAVELVHTTAQYFEGQVSQGKITRDQALTLFHDHVSAMRYDGGQNYVAAATLQGVMVINPVVPHLEGKDATGLKDSRGTPIITTQMALMKEKPEATFDYYFPKIGSPEPKLKINYLKRFDPWGIYLTSGVYIDDVDAVFYDLTKQIGGLALILLAVTAGILYIIARNITLPLSAIDRRMADLAAGDLTSRIEIGDRRDEIGRMAETLRAFQSQLQEAETLRADVARDQQSKLDHAREIEASVLRFEKTIGSVIAEVNAAAASLENTAEGMAGTSQQTSQRSSDVAASAEQATQGVQTVASATVELTASISEIGQRVSESTRMIEQAVDQTHSSDEKVRELAVTADRIGTVVQLIADIAGQTNLLALNATIEAARAGEAGKGFAVVASEVKALASQTAKATEEISAQVQAIQAATQSSATSIQQVTATMLQVNSTSGIIATAVVSQGAATEEIARNAQEVAQRTSDVSAMVGDVSSAARDLQRSAEQVLTAAADLRRSGHQLDTQVNDFLRTVRVAR